Genomic DNA from Prunus persica cultivar Lovell chromosome G1, Prunus_persica_NCBIv2, whole genome shotgun sequence:
tAAGGCGAGAGAAAAACATCTCATGAAATAATTGGGGAGGAGGTTGGATTTATTATGGTCTTTGTTATTTATAGCTCTCCCCTTAAAACCTACGAAAATTTATCATTTAATGAAATCCTTCCAAATACATGACCTTTTGAATACCCATAGATTTGATTCAACTTTTTtataatcctaattgaatacacccataTTTGAATGgactttttaaaagttcatACAAGTCAGAATTGAATACACCTAGACTTGTAAAACCTCTtttaaagtttgtataaatccaaattgaatacacccggattttaaaaaaaaaaattaaacgctttataatcctaattgaatacaccctcTTAGTGTTGGAAGAATTATGGTGGATAAGACCAATGTTATGAAAGCGTGCATAAAACGAAAGAAATCTTATCGGAGTAAGAAAAGCGTCAATATTGCATTAGTGTTAGAAAACAAATTAGTGAATGAATAAAAGTTTATAATAATTCTCAAATGGAGTTTCGATAgagggattcctcaaataagcttatttgagaggCACCCTTGTAGAGACCCCTccacattgtatttcactagtccaaactgtctattttttagataatcattcaaagatcatctctacaaaaaaatcacttgaatccgatatcatttgaacATTCAATTGAGTAATAGAAATTTATATTGACTTATGGTTCaattgaagcaccgtgttcgttgattttgtaggatacaattggatgtcgaaatggtttccgatttgtctacctttttgcaaggatgatctatgaatattgacttaaaaaatagatggtttggattattgcaaaaaaaaaaaaattgtagggaaccctaaagggtgtccctcaaataaaattatttcaaggatccctcaatagccgagggcatatatgtatatacagagagatttcattgagggatcctgcatataagtttatttgagggacacctttGTATAGCCCACTCTATATTGTATTTTACCAATCCAAACCtcctattttgtagatattcattcaaagatcatctctacaaaaaaatcacttgaatttgatatcatttgaccactcaattgaattattgaaattttagttgaagcactgtgttcattgattttgtaggacacaatagGATGTCGAAACGATTTTTGATTTGTCTagttttttgcaaggatgatctatatgaatgtagacttaaaaaaatagatggcttggatcattttaaaaaaaaaaatcgcaGAGGACCCTAAAAGgtgatatttatttaaaggatCCCTAAATAGAcggggactatatatatatatatatatataagttcccaattttttttagtggatgaacaaaaaattcaacattGTATTCAACACTATATATTCTCGAAGCATGcatattgtaatttgtaatctatgtattttaaagaaaaaaaattcaacactGCGTTTGCAGATTTAAGTCAAATAATTGGGAAAGAGTTTACACATCCAGCTTTGCGTACACTAACTCTCAAATTTGGTCTAGTGCTATTTGTCTTCAATTGGTTAGAGAATGTCTCAGGTCTGACCCACATAGATGACgatatatatttgtgatgaGTTTGATGTCTAGTTGTTGTGTAGCTTTATTATCGGTGTGTTGGCTCTTTATATAAGTATCTTGTAAATATATTCCTATAGTTtgtcaagaaaacaaatttgaaataaagTTAATGAATCAGTAGATAGTCTCTTGTGTCGTCATTTGAAATAAAGTTAATGAATCAGTAGATAGTCTCTTGTGTCGTCCGTGTGTGGTGGATCCGGATGCATATGCAATGCTTCTTGCCTAATCAGCCATTAAAAATAGGTTTAAATGCAAAAATGGTCCATGTGTTTTACTACGTTGGCAAATTTAGTCCttgtatttttcatttggccaatttggtcCCTGTGTTTCAGACCGTTACTCAATATTGTCCATTCCCTTAAAATTCATGTTAATTAAAAACTATttcaattaatgaaaaaataactatttgaatacaatttaaaaaatacatagaTAAGAgctaattataaaataaaaagccctaaaacttaaaattttaataaatgaaagaCGCCTCATTCCAATTATCCCATCCACCACcgagtttttatcaaaaatagccaaaatttaaCCCTCACTTTcaaaaatttcagttttgatAAAATCTTTCAAATATAGCCAAAAACTCACATAAATAGACACAAATAcccttaaaaattaaaacccatGTAAACCTAAAAGGCAAAACCCTACTACACAAAATTTGGATTCGCACGCACATCTGTAGCCTTTAATCGAACTACTGCTGAGCACGCACGTCTGTAGCCTTTGCTTGAAGCAATTCCAACACTCCCTAATTCAACTTATCGATCTGTAATTCTAAGTTTGcttttctccctctctccttccatctttgttttaattccATGGTTTTCTGTTGGCCACTTGAAATAGTTCATTGAAACTGACAGTAATAAtcattttatgtattttttcatGTCACTTGGACCTTGCATCAGAGGATTTCGCACTGTTATCAGACCAGTAATTGCACTTGATGGAACATTTTTAAAAGGTAAATATCGTGGGACATTGTTTGTTGCCACATGCAAAGACGGAAATAACCACACATACCCTGTTGCATTCGGAGTTGGAGATTCAGAGAATGATGCATCTTGGAATTGGTTTTTGACAAAATTACGGGGAGCTATTGGGGATATTAATGACTTAGTTTTCATTTCTGATAGACATGAAAGCATTCGTAAGGCTATCTCCACTATATTTCCAGATGCTCATCATGGGGCATGTATATTCCATATAAGTCAGAATCTTAAGAGCCATTTTAAGCATGAGAGAGCGCATTCGTTGTATTTTAAAGCTGCTAAAGCATATCTTGTTCATGAATTTGATCGTCTTATGGTGCAAATATTTAATGTTGATTCCAAAGTGGGTGATTATCTTAATTCGGCTGGATATGAAAAGTGGGCTCATGCACACTTCAATGGGAAGCGGTACAACCTAATGACAACAAATATTGCCGAATGTCTCAACTCAATCACCAGAGATGCTCGTAAACTACCTATTACCAATTTTATGGAGTATTTAAGAATGAATATACTTCAAAAGTGGTTCCATGAACGTCGAACTGAGGCAGCTAAAATGGATTCACATTTGACAGAGTGGGCAGACAATTTAgtgcgataaaataacaagaaagGATTGTCATTACAGGTATTTCAGattcattaaattttattttgttgcaaGTAAAGAATATATGCAGACATTTGACAGAGTGGgcaaacattttcttttgtagtttttgctgatatttttatttgttcttttatttaagGAATATATGCATGATAATATTCAATAGatcttttgaaaatatttcaaataaaataattgcgGAGTAttgtaaatttatttcttgtttcttgAATGTGCAGGTTTCTCCCATTGAGGCTTACTCATTTCATGTATATAATGGATGTCGTGTTGAAGTTGTAAATTTAGAGAGGAAGTGTTGCACATGCCGAGAGTTTGATCTTGACCAACTACCATGTGCACATGCTTGTGCTGCATGTAGGCATCGACAAATTTCATGTTACCCAATGTGTTCACAATATTATACTACAAATTCATTGGTCATTGCGTATGCAGAACCTATTTGGCCAGTTGGGGATCAGACAGATTGGGTGGTACCTAATGACGTACGAAATAGAATTGTCCTACCACCAATTACACGAAAAAGGTACGGCAGGCGCAAGGAAAAGAGAATCCCATCACGCGGAGAAGAACCATCAACTCGTAAGTATTCAAGATGTGGTTCAACTGGCCATTATCGACAAACTTGCAAGAATCCGATTGCACTTCATCCTACCTTGTAGATACGTGTAATATTTTACTATTTAAATTTATGAATTAGTATGAACAATGaatgaatatttaattttataattttcttaaattttttggtgTAAACTTTTGAAGATTTGGAATAAAGCATGCTTTCCCTCACAATTTTTGTAGATTTGAGATGATATTACAGTAGAGATGCAATGCTTTTGGTTTGGCCCATGTGAGGATAAAGTCTTTGCACATAGATTCAATACTTTGATAGCatatcttttcatttatactATCTCGAAGTCTCTGCACATCTCTGCACATAGATTCAATACTTAGCCATTTTCAAGAGAAATAACATTACCTGAGAAGGAAGGTGAACAACTTGTTTTATCAGTGAAGCTATAGTTCAATCTAAAGTACAGACCCTCCCGGAGAGATTGTGGACCTTGGCAGCATGGGATCTCTTTGTAGATGTTGATCCTCGGACTTGTTTTTTTCCATTGGCAGATTCAAACTCAACATCCCGTTTGTACATGATCTTTCTTTTCAAGTTTATgtgggttttaatttttaagggCATTTGTGTCTATTTAGGTGAGTTTTTGGCTATATTTgaaagattttataaaaactgacaTTTTTGAAAGTGGAGGGTAAATTTTGGCTATATTTGATAAAAActctccaccaccaccccaTCTGTCTTATTTCTCCCCAAGAACAACCCAATATTGGATTCGAAGGCACATCCAAAATTGGCTGTGCTCGTGTATTAATAATGAGTTACCCCATCCCAGTCGCTCCCCTAGATCTTCTGCCTGATCTTCGCCTCTATCTTTGCCCACCCAGTCATTGCCCCACTCCCCCTCTCCATCTCTCCCGCTTCAGATGTGCCCCTCTTCTCATCACCCTCCTAATTGAAGGAAATATTGTGTTTTTCCATAGAAACAAGGTTCATTTAGACatataatttatcaaaaattcATTTGATAGGCAACATAAGACTTTGAAAAAAATCCTAGAacctaaaaacaaaacctttCAAAGGATCTTGAGGTTCAAAGGTTGATGTGCTACATAAACTActttacaagaaaataaaagagaaaggtAGCTAAAAACTCACCGTTGGGGAGCAACTTAAGTCCAACCCAAGCATTCCGCCAAAGTGATGGTGGTGGGATctactttcttcttctccaagttATAAAGTAGTCACATCCAAAGACTCCACACCAAGCTCTTATCTTTGGATGGATGATGACTCCCAAGCGAAGTTAATGGTGCTAGCAACACTCCTCTTGGGACTGATCAAACTAGATCGGATGAAATAAatcgaaaaaaaaatgattgaccaaaaaagtcatcaAGCCGGGACCGGACCGGACCAAACTGGTTCTAACCGATTTCAATTCCAATTTCAGACCGCACCAAACTGGACCAGATAGAACTAGACCGGttgtgtataatttttttctaatacaaaattatttaatccaatgctacattttttattttataactaaTATTTTTCCAAGTCCAACTTCAAAACATCTCTCTTTGTATGAATTGGatcatttattaattttcaagcccaaaaaataaatttttgttagaatttgtatttttttaaataaaaatatttttttttaaaaatgtattAATCCAGTTCAAAACTAAACCAAAACCGGCGAGAAGCAGACCGGtcggtttttaaaaaaataactaaaatcgGACCAATTAAATAGTATCGCTCCGATTCGAATTTGAGGTGAGAACCAGACCAAATTGGGTTGTGCCCACTCCTTAAAACCCTTGGAAGAAAATGAGCTAAGAGGTGCATATATAGAGCACATGGAAGAACTATAAgattctccctctctctccatttGGACAACACAAGGGGGTGGGCCACTTTGGGCCTCTTGCTCCAATTTGTCCCACTTATCTCTTCCAAAGCCTCTTTTACTAAAACCCATGGGCTTTTAGtttcttaaacaatttcaaGGCTCATTCTATTTCAACGTAATTAATTAACTGTAACATCACGTCCcaactaattattttattttgtgaagtTAGATTTTTTCCCTTGGGGGTAGGGGCTACGTTAGTCActttttgtttggaattaGTTTTGGGAGTTAGAGTTGCATCATTCCGTAGAGCTCTCTCTcatgagttcatagacacgtggcaggctcaaatcggagttttaacgagGAAGTTGTGATATACGGAAGTGCAATGACACCATCGTAAATTTGGAGAAGTCAAAATTTAGAAACCCCAAAGTCAGACCCTCCCACGCCTGCCTATTACATTTCCCATGCTGGTTAGTCCATTTGGTAACTCCCACATAATTATTCCTTCCATTTTCCCAAAGAAAACTGTCTCAAACTCCCCCACAGCCTTCCAAACCCGTTAGTTGTGTTGCATGCTTCGAAACCCCTCTCTCCTGAACTCAAAATGAAATATCTTATACGTCAAACATGTTCATCTAGTTGTCTATAGCCCAGtcaaagaaacataaacaCCTCAAAACCCAGTTGGAGGACGAATAGCTCATCTATGCCTAGTACTCTGTGCTATGCACGGATTTGTCCTTGCATGCGAGTTTCTATTGCTTTTTCACCTCTATTGTTGTTTTGAGGTCGCTAACTACAACATATTCAAATTTGAAGGCAATTAGAATATCTATCTACCTGAAAACGTGTTCAAGATAGATCTCTTACTTCCTGTCTGAAAGTTCCACACTAGTGTGAATTTATTCACTCTTGCATGTAGCCTTCCTCTGCTCTAATGGCATATGGCCTTTCATCAAATTGTCTGTCTACGTCTTGGCTATAATCTTTCAAAGGTTGAGCTCCATCCAAGAAGTATAGCCATCTCAAGACATGTCTAAGTGTAACATGTTCATCCTTGTCTAATATGTTGATGTAGGCTCGGATTCTATCTTGCATGTCGATTTTCCAAAATTCCTAGTCATCCAGCAAGTTTAGCCCTGTTAGAAGTGGTACAAACTGAAACACACTTCTTTGTTTCCAAGTGCTGTTTTGGTGGTTGTCCTCCTTGGGAGGTGAATTGAGGATTTCATACCAATTTAGAGGAGTGAGGTAAATATTTAAGATGcttaatttctgggacctgCTTTAGAGGTTAAATTCTTGAGATTTTGTGGATTTTTGAATTGTTCCAAAGTTAAGTAGAATTATGAACCTATAAGAATGTCTGAATCAAACCTATGGGCTACCTTGTGGCAACCCGTTGAGTTCTAAAATACTTTCCACATCGTCCCCAACATGATGGTATGCTCTGATTAGCATCTGATTACTGTTTGACTATTGAATGGATATTGCGCCTATTAAGCGATATCCGGGTTCAATAGATTCGGACAGTTTGATCTATGCTATTTTCAATTATGTTACTCCCTATACATCGGGGATCCTATAGGAACTTGTTGATCGAGAATCGGA
This window encodes:
- the LOC109946689 gene encoding uncharacterized protein LOC109946689; protein product: MSLGPCIRGFRTVIRPVIALDGTFLKGKYRGTLFVATCKDGNNHTYPVAFGVGDSENDASWNWFLTKLRGAIGDINDLVFISDRHESIRKAISTIFPDAHHGACIFHISQNLKSHFKHERAHSLYFKAAKAYLVHEFDRLMVQIFNVDSKVGDYLNSAGYEKWAHAHFNGKRYNLMTTNIAECLNSITRDARKLPITNFMEYLRMNILQKWFHERRTEAAKMDSHLTEWADNLVR